Below is a window of Verrucomicrobiota bacterium DNA.
AAAAAAGTCGTCAAGGGTGGTCTGTGGCGGATTCTCCCAGTGCCCAGGCCCCCTTGGCGATCCTTACCGGCGGACAAGGAGACCTCGCGCAAGCCACCCGTGGGCAGTTGCAGGCCCAAGGCTGGAAGGTCGAGGCCCCCGGGCGCGAGGAACTCGACGTGCTCTCAAGCGAGTCCACCCAGCGTTACTTTGAGCCACGCCCGGCCGTCGACTTGTTGATTTGCTTCGCGGGCGTCGCGGAAAACCGATTGCTCGCTCGCCAGAACCCGGCCGCTTGGCAGCACGTGATCGATACCAATCTGCGCGGAGCCATGTGGGCGGCCCGCGCCGTCTCCCGCGGCATGGCCCGCAGACGAAACGGCACCATTCTCTTCATCGGCAGCCAAGCCGCCCTGGACGGCCCCATCGGCCAGAGCGCCTACGCCGCCGCCAAAGCCGGACTCCACGGGCTGGCCAAATCGCTGGCCGCCGAACTGGGCCCTCGCAATGTCCGTGT
It encodes the following:
- a CDS encoding SDR family NAD(P)-dependent oxidoreductase, translated to MADSPSAQAPLAILTGGQGDLAQATRGQLQAQGWKVEAPGREELDVLSSESTQRYFEPRPAVDLLICFAGVAENRLLARQNPAAWQHVIDTNLRGAMWAARAVSRGMARRRNGTILFIGSQAALDGPIGQSAYAAAKAGLHGLAKSLAAELGPRNVRVNVVHPGWLETKMTAALPQPVKEAAQRAHALGRFTPVSEAARFLAALPSFATISGQIFHLDSRLHR